The genomic DNA CTCGCCATCCAAACCCTCAGCTCGGAGTGGGGAACCATGATCACGAGGACCGGTGCTCCGATTCCGTTTGACCGGCTTGATGTGGTGTCCCGCGCTGATCACTTGCAGCATCCGATCCTCATTCTTCACAGCGACGATGACGGATTCGTGCCTTCAGATGCGTCCCACGATCTTGCCACTGCACGACCAGATCTTGTCGAGATGAATGTTTTCGACACTGCCCGGCATACGAAACTCTGGAACTACGACTCACAGCGGTGGGAACGAACGATCCGTGCTTGGATTCAAGAACGAGACGTCATACAACCACGCGCAGACGAAGGTAATTGAATCCGGCACTGTCAGCGAGATGCCCCGCGACCTCTGTGCGAGGTCTGAATGCACGTTCGATGGTGAGAAACGGCGCATTGGCGGGCTCCAAAAGCGGCGCTACCGTGACGCAGTATTCGTCGATCACCCCCGCCTGAACAAATTGGGAAGCCAGCGAAGGGCCGCCTTCGCACACGACGCGGTGAAGTGCTCGTTCAGCCAACGCATCGATGATGTCCTGCGGCGCAATCCGGCCGTCGGCTCCGCTCGCCAAAGCGACTATCTCGACAGGGTGGCTACCCAACTGGCGGCGCACCTCTTCGGCGCGTTCTTTCGCGCACACAATCAGCACCTGTCTGATTGACTCTTCATCATCCAGTCGTAGCTGATGTCCGGTCAGATTTCCCGATGAAGTGACAACGGCAAGCCGCGCGGTTCGCGGCACTATGTAGCCTTCCGCTCGCACGCTCTGTGCGCCGACGACAACGACATCAGCGTCACTCCTCACGACACCGAGAATCATTCGATCGACGGGATTCGTCAGCGTGTCACTGGTCCCGTCGGTACCCGCAGCTGAGCCCGTCAGGCTGGTAATCATGTTGAGGCGAACATACGTCGCGTCAGTTCGGGCGTACTGACGCGTAATGAGATCGCGACACTCGGATGCATCGAGATCCACATCGACGGATGTGCTGTATTCGGTGGCTATCTGGGTCAGACGCATAGCACATTCACTTCATCGATTTTGCGCGGACCTGGCGCTTTGCTCGAAGCAGCATTCCCGTCATCCCTGAGATGCGAAGCGGCGACACCACTTTCGTCAGTCCGATCGATTGCGGGTAGTCCTCTGGTATCGCTAAGACTTCTGTCACGGTGAGACCGGAAAGTCCCTGAACCAGGATGCTGGCAAAACCTCGCGTCGTCGGAGCTTCCTGGGGTGCTGTGGCGTACATGCGCACAGTATCTCCATCAACCTCGATCGCGATAAAGACGGGGGACTGGCATTCGGCGACCCGCTCGTAGAGCTCCGGATGGTCGGCATACTCGGCAGGCGCGGCTGGAAGTTCTTGGGAAAACTCAAGCAGCAGCTGTAGCCGCTCGGCTTCGGGTAGATCGAGAAAATCATCGCGAATTTCAGCGAGTGAGTCGGGAAGAAGATTTTCAGTCATGTTGTATACGTCCTCTCGTATCAACGCGCGTTCGGTACGGCGCCGGGCTCACTTCCCACAGCGATCGGTACCCGTACCGCGCTTCCCCATTCAGTCCATGATCCGTCGTAGTTTCGGACATCGGCTAGACCGAGCAGGTG from Microbacterium endophyticum includes the following:
- a CDS encoding dihydrofolate reductase family protein, with the protein product MRLTQIATEYSTSVDVDLDASECRDLITRQYARTDATYVRLNMITSLTGSAAGTDGTSDTLTNPVDRMILGVVRSDADVVVVGAQSVRAEGYIVPRTARLAVVTSSGNLTGHQLRLDDEESIRQVLIVCAKERAEEVRRQLGSHPVEIVALASGADGRIAPQDIIDALAERALHRVVCEGGPSLASQFVQAGVIDEYCVTVAPLLEPANAPFLTIERAFRPRTEVAGHLADSAGFNYLRLRVVV
- a CDS encoding SufE family protein, giving the protein MTENLLPDSLAEIRDDFLDLPEAERLQLLLEFSQELPAAPAEYADHPELYERVAECQSPVFIAIEVDGDTVRMYATAPQEAPTTRGFASILVQGLSGLTVTEVLAIPEDYPQSIGLTKVVSPLRISGMTGMLLRAKRQVRAKSMK